In a genomic window of Vigna angularis cultivar LongXiaoDou No.4 chromosome 6, ASM1680809v1, whole genome shotgun sequence:
- the LOC108343141 gene encoding ribulose-1,5 bisphosphate carboxylase/oxygenase large subunit N-methyltransferase, chloroplastic isoform X1: protein MAEASTITFFSTLLPPFQPNIQVSHRPLSFPRKPQVRCSVSAGATPQNTVAWGCEIESLESASALQNWLSESGLPPQKMGIDRVEVGERGLVALKNIRKGEKLLFVPPSLVITPNSEWSCPEAGEVLKRNSVPDWPLLATYLISEASLMESSRWSNYISALPRQPYSLLYWSQAELDRYLEASQIRERATERINNVIGTYNDLRLRIFSKYPDLFPDEVFNIESFKWSFGILFSRLVRLPSMDGQVALVPWADMLNHSCEVETFLDYDKQSKGIVFTTDRPYQPGEQVFISYGKKSNGELLLSYGFVPKEGGNPSDSVELSLSLKKSDASYKEKLELLKKYGLSASQCFPIQITGWPLELMAYAYLAVSSSSMAENFEEMAAAASNSTISKKDLRYPEIEEQALQFILDSCEASISKYNKFLQASGSLDLDVTSPKQLNRRLFLKQLAVDLCNSERRILFRAQYILRRKLRDMRAGELRALTIFNGFRKFFQ, encoded by the exons ATGGCCGAAGCTTCAACAATCACCTTCTTTTCCACTCTCCTTCCCCCTTTCCAACCCAACATCCAGGTGTCTCACCGTCCCCTGAGTTTCCCTCGGAAGCCCCAGGTTCGATGCTCGGTGTCCGCCGGTGCGACTCCCCAGAATACGGTGGCTTGGGGGTGCGAGATTGAGTCGCTGGAGAGTGCGTCGGCATTGCAGAATTGGCTGTCGGAATCGGGTCTTCCACCGCAGAAGATGGGGATAGATAGGGTGGAGGTGGGAGAGAGAGGACTTGTGGCTTTGAAGAACATAAGGAAAGGGGAGAAGCTGCTCTTTGTGCCTCCCTCTCTTGTCATCACTCCCAATTCA GAATGGAGTTGCCCTGAAGCTGGTGAGGTATTGAAAAGAAATTCAGTGCCAGATTGGCCTTTGCTTGCAACTTACCTCATAAGTGAAGCTAGCCTCATGGAATCTTCAAGATGGAGCAATTATATATCAGCCTTACCTCGTCAACCTTACTCACTTCTTTACTG GTCACAAGCAGAGCTAGATCGCTACTTGGAAGCTTCGCAGATTAGGGAGAGAGCAACTGAAAGGATTAATAATGTTATTGGAAC ATACAATGATTTGAGGCTCAGAATATTTTCCAAATACCCTGATTTATTCCCTGATGAG GTGTTCAACATTGAGTCCTTCAAATGGTCGTTCGGTATTCTTTTCTCGCGCTTG GTTCGGTTACCCTCAATGGATGGACAGGTTGCATTGGTTCCTTGGGCAGATATGCTAAATCATAGCTGTGAG GTGGAGACATTTTTGGATTATGACAAACAATCAAAGGGAATTGTCTTCACGACAGATCGGCCCTATCAACCAGGTGAGCAG GTGTTTATTTCATATGGAAAAAAATCAAATGGGGAGCTTTTGCTATCTTATGGATTTGTTCCGAAGGAAGGTGGCAATCCCAGTGATTCAGTTGAGTTGTCACTGTCACTAAAGAAATCCGATGCATCCTACAAGGAGAAGTTAGAACTGTTGAAAAAATATGGATTATCAGC ATCTCAGTGTTTTCCTATACAGATAACTGGTTGGCCATTGGAATTAATGGCTTATGCTTATTTAGCTGTCAGTTCTTCAAGCATGGCAGAAAATTTTGAAGAG ATGGCTGCTGCAGCATCAAATAGTACCATCTCCAAGAAGGATTTGAGATATCCTGAAATAGAGGAGCAAGCATTGCAATTCATACTAGACAGCTGTGAAGCAAGCATATCAAAATACAACAAGTTCTTGCAG GCAAGTGGATCACTGGATTTAGATGTGACTTCTCCTAAACAACTCAATAGAAGGCTTTTTCTGAAACAGCTAGCTGTGGACTTGTGTAATAGCGAGCGAAGGATATTATTTCGTGCTCAATAT ATACTCAGAAGAAAACTGAGAGACATGAGGGCTGGTGAGTTAAGAGCCCTAACAATATTCAACGGTTTCCGGAAATTTTTCCAATGA
- the LOC108343141 gene encoding ribulose-1,5 bisphosphate carboxylase/oxygenase large subunit N-methyltransferase, chloroplastic isoform X2: MESSRWSNYISALPRQPYSLLYWSQAELDRYLEASQIRERATERINNVIGTYNDLRLRIFSKYPDLFPDEVFNIESFKWSFGILFSRLVRLPSMDGQVALVPWADMLNHSCEVETFLDYDKQSKGIVFTTDRPYQPGEQVFISYGKKSNGELLLSYGFVPKEGGNPSDSVELSLSLKKSDASYKEKLELLKKYGLSASQCFPIQITGWPLELMAYAYLAVSSSSMAENFEEMAAAASNSTISKKDLRYPEIEEQALQFILDSCEASISKYNKFLQASGSLDLDVTSPKQLNRRLFLKQLAVDLCNSERRILFRAQYILRRKLRDMRAGELRALTIFNGFRKFFQ; encoded by the exons ATGGAATCTTCAAGATGGAGCAATTATATATCAGCCTTACCTCGTCAACCTTACTCACTTCTTTACTG GTCACAAGCAGAGCTAGATCGCTACTTGGAAGCTTCGCAGATTAGGGAGAGAGCAACTGAAAGGATTAATAATGTTATTGGAAC ATACAATGATTTGAGGCTCAGAATATTTTCCAAATACCCTGATTTATTCCCTGATGAG GTGTTCAACATTGAGTCCTTCAAATGGTCGTTCGGTATTCTTTTCTCGCGCTTG GTTCGGTTACCCTCAATGGATGGACAGGTTGCATTGGTTCCTTGGGCAGATATGCTAAATCATAGCTGTGAG GTGGAGACATTTTTGGATTATGACAAACAATCAAAGGGAATTGTCTTCACGACAGATCGGCCCTATCAACCAGGTGAGCAG GTGTTTATTTCATATGGAAAAAAATCAAATGGGGAGCTTTTGCTATCTTATGGATTTGTTCCGAAGGAAGGTGGCAATCCCAGTGATTCAGTTGAGTTGTCACTGTCACTAAAGAAATCCGATGCATCCTACAAGGAGAAGTTAGAACTGTTGAAAAAATATGGATTATCAGC ATCTCAGTGTTTTCCTATACAGATAACTGGTTGGCCATTGGAATTAATGGCTTATGCTTATTTAGCTGTCAGTTCTTCAAGCATGGCAGAAAATTTTGAAGAG ATGGCTGCTGCAGCATCAAATAGTACCATCTCCAAGAAGGATTTGAGATATCCTGAAATAGAGGAGCAAGCATTGCAATTCATACTAGACAGCTGTGAAGCAAGCATATCAAAATACAACAAGTTCTTGCAG GCAAGTGGATCACTGGATTTAGATGTGACTTCTCCTAAACAACTCAATAGAAGGCTTTTTCTGAAACAGCTAGCTGTGGACTTGTGTAATAGCGAGCGAAGGATATTATTTCGTGCTCAATAT ATACTCAGAAGAAAACTGAGAGACATGAGGGCTGGTGAGTTAAGAGCCCTAACAATATTCAACGGTTTCCGGAAATTTTTCCAATGA